GGACGACGGCCGCCACCGCCTCCTCCGCAAGGAGCGAGCGCCCGAGGTTGGTGTGGATGACCACCCCCGTCGCGTTGATCACCCGGCGCAGCCGCGGACATCCCTCCCTCGAGAGCAGGGCCTCGAAATTTTTTCTCAGGGCGTCCGCGGAGACGTCCGTATCCTCGCCGGCGAGCATTCGCCTCCGGATGCGGGTCAGCTCCCCGTTCAGTACGCGCTTGACCGTCTCCCGCCCCAGCTCCCCGATCCACGGCAACACCCAATCCTGCGTCAGCAGAATGTCCATGCCGGGGATCTCACGCATTTTCTTCCTGATGTCCTCGATCATAAGCAGGCCCGCTCCTCGTCGTCTCTCTCACACTGTCGTGCTCTGGATAGTTTCCTGTAACCATTCTATAATAAAATAAGGAACGAATGCTCTAAGGAAACGCTGATTCAATTCGCGAAGCCCCATCGTCGGGCTTTGCATGGGCTTTTTTGCGGCAGGAACTGGAGGTAACCGCGATGATCGTCGTCAATACCACGGGCAGGGCCTGCCCGGAATCTGTCGCCATGACCAGAGCCGCCCTCGACAAGGGGGCTGAGGAGCTGGAGGTCCTCGTCGACAATCCCCAGGCGGCCACGAACGTCAAACGATTCCTGGAGGACAGGGGCTTTCGGGTCCTCCTTCAGGACGACGATGGCCGCCTGAAATTGACGGCGGGCAGAAAAACGGAGCCCCCCGTTTCGGCATCACAGGCTCCAGCGCCACAGGTCCCGGTGCCCGTGCCGGTCGCTCCGATGCCCGTACCGCGTCCTGCGGAGGGGCTGGCCGTCCTGATCACCGGCAAAACCCTGGGACGCAGCGACGAGGAGCTCGGCGAGATCCTCGTCAAAGGTTTTCTGAGCGCGTTCTCCCAGTTGGACGTCCCGCCCCGGACCGTGGCCCTGATAAACGAGGGCGTGAAGCTGGCGCTCTTCGACTCCTCATCGTGCGACCACCTGAAGAACCTGGAGCGGAAGGGGACGAACATCCTGGTGTGCGGGACCTGCGTCAACCACTTCGGGATCACGGACAGCGTGGGGGCCGGCGTCATCTCCACCATGTTCGAGATCGTCGAGGCCTTGGACAAAGCCGGAAGGATCCTGAGCCTCTAGAATTTTACTGATTCCATTCTCAATTATTTGTAGGCAAGGCGAGCAAAAACAACGAAGCATACGAATGATTGAGGATGGAATGGGAGGAGGAAAAGACCATGACCGGAGGCTGGCGCTCAAACAGCGCGGAGCGCCCCGTGATGGAGGGCGAGCTCCAGTACCACATCCGCTGCGGGAGAGGGGACGTGAACCGCTACGTCCTCCTTCCCGGGGACCCGGAACGCACGGACGCCATAGCCGGAGAGTGGACCGAGTCCCGCTTCATCGCGAACCACCGCGAGCATCGGACCTGGAGCGGGATGATCGGCTCCGTCCCCGTGACGACGTGCTCCACGGGCATGGGGGGCGGCTCGACCTCCATCGCGATCGAGGAGCTGGCCGCCCTGGGCGCGGACACCTTCATCCGTGTGGGGTCCTGCGGCGCCATCGCCGAGGGGATCGAGTGCGGCGACCTGATCGTCTGTACGGGCGCGATGCGCCGGGACGGGACGAGCCCGGACTACGTCGATCTCTCCTATCCCGCCCAGGCGCACTACGAGGTCACCGCCGCGCTGGTGGAGGCATGCGAGCGCCTGGGCGCGGCCTATCACGTCGGCGTTGGCTGCTCGACGGCCTCCTTCTACTGTGGACAGGCCCGGCCGGGGTTCGGCGGCTACACGCAGTCCGTGTCCCGCGACAGAATAGACGACCTGCGGCGCGCCGGGGTGCTGAACCTCGAGATGGAGGCCGCCACGGTCTTCACGCTCGCGGGGCTCTACGGGTTCCGCGCCGGCGCGGTCTTCGCGGTGGTGGCCCATCGCCTGAAGGACACGTTCCGCTATGAGGGCATCGACAAAAGCGTCCGCGTCGCCAACGAGGCCGTGAGCATCCTCGCCTCCTGGGACGCGCTCAGGAAGGAGGCGAACAAACGCTATTGGTTCCCGGGGCTGCTGCGGTCGGGAGAGGGTTAAGGGCCGCGGTCCATGACGATGACCCGAGTCGGGTCGCAAGGAGGGTACAACAATGGAGGGTACAACAATGTCGGAAAGACAGGGAAACAGCTTTTGGAGGTCCTATCGTTTTCCCCTGACGCTGCTGGCCGCTATCGCGCTGGGCTGCGTCCTGGGCGCCTCGATGGGCAAGGAAGCCCTGATGTTCAAGCCCCTGGGCGATATTTTCCTGAACGCCATGTTCATGGTCGTCGTCCCACTCGTCTTCACGACGGTCTGCGGCGCCGTGTCCAACATGTCCTCGATGAAGCGCCTGCGCCGCGTCATGGGGTCCCTCGTCGCGGTGTTCCTCGTCACGGGAGCCGTCGCGGCCCTGCTCATGCTGACGGCCGTGCGGCTCTATCCCCCGGCTGCGGGGACGGCCGTCGCCCTGACGCCGCCGGAGAACCTGCAGCCCCTGAGCACCGCCGATCAGATCGTCAAGGCGATCACCGTCAGCGATTTCCAGGACCTCCTCTCCAGGAGCCACATGCTTCCCCTGATCCTCTTCTCGGTCCTCTTCGGCGTCAGCCTCCAGCTGCTGGGGGAGCGGGGCAGGGCCGCGGCGCGGGGGATCTCCGTCCTGGCGGACGCCATGCTGAAGCTGGTGAACATCATCATGTACTACGCGCCGGTCGGACTGGCCGCCTACTTCGCCGCCCTCGTCGGGGATTTCGGGCCGAACCTCCTGGGCACCTATCTCCGCTCCATGGTGATCTACCACGTGACGACCCTCGCCTACTTCTTCGCCGCCTTCACCCTCTACTCCGCCTGGGCGGCCGGGCGCAGGGGGCCGGCGACCTTCTGGAGGAACATCCTGCCCGCCGCCATGACCGCGTTGGGGACCCAGAGCAGCACCGCCACCCTGCCCGTGAACCTGGAGGCAGCCCGCAGGATCGGGATACCGGACGACATCGGCGAGGTGGTGCTCCCCATCGGGGCGACGGCCCACATGGAGGGATCCTGCCTGAGCGGCATCCTGAAGATCGCCTTCCTCTTCGGGGTCTTCAACATGCCCTTCGAGGGGGCGGGGACCTTCGCCAGCGCCATTGCGGTTGCCGTACTCAGCGGCGTGGTGCTCTCCGGCATCCCCGGCGGGGGGCTGGTGGGCGAGATGCTCATCGTGAGCCTCTACGGCTTCCCCCCGGAGGCGTTTCCCATCATCGCCACCCTGGGCTTCCTGGTCGATCCCGCGGCCACGATGGTCAACGCCACCGGCGACACCTGCTCCGCGATGCTCGTGGCCCGTCTGGTCGAGGGCAGGGACTGGTTCGTGAAGGGGCAGAGAGGGTAAGGAGCCCGGGGCATGAATCCCCTGCTTCGGGCCGCGCTGCTGCTGAACGCCGCACGGGCCCCGCTGTCCGCGTTCGAGGCGCTGCGGGACGAATACGGTCCCGAGTCGGCCTGGACGGATGGCGAGGCGCTCTGGAAACGGCTGGGGCTTCGGCCGTCCGCCTGCGTGAAGCTGGAGGGGCTCCTGCGGGAGCGGGACTGGCCGGAGCGGGAGCTGGAGAGGGCGGAGCGCGAAGGCGCGCGCTTTCTGACGGTCGACGACGAGGGATATCCTCCCCGGCTGAGGGACCTCGCGCAGCCGCCCGTCGGGCTCTACGTCAAAGGGGACCTGGATTTTTCGTGCGCGCCCTCCGTCGCCGTCGTGGGGACGCGGAAGTGCAGCCTCTACGCCAAGTCGGTCGGCGAATCCCTGGGGCGTGCCCTCGCGCGTTCGGGCTACCTCGTGGTCAGCGGCGGGGCGCGCGGGGTCGACGCCGCCGGACACGGCGGGTGCCTGGCGGAGGGGGGACGGACCGTCGCCGTGCTGGGCACGGCCGTGAACCGCGTCTATCCCTCGGAGCACCGGGAGCTGTTCCGCAGGATTGCGGAGCGTGGGGCGCTGGTCTCGGAGTACCCGATGGACACGGGCGGGGACCCCTGGCGCTTCCCCGAGCGCAACCGCCTCATCGTGGGCATGGCGGGGCGCGTCGTCGTGGTGGAGTCCCCGGAGGAC
This portion of the uncultured Fretibacterium sp. genome encodes:
- the dprA gene encoding DNA-processing protein DprA, translating into MNPLLRAALLLNAARAPLSAFEALRDEYGPESAWTDGEALWKRLGLRPSACVKLEGLLRERDWPERELERAEREGARFLTVDDEGYPPRLRDLAQPPVGLYVKGDLDFSCAPSVAVVGTRKCSLYAKSVGESLGRALARSGYLVVSGGARGVDAAGHGGCLAEGGRTVAVLGTAVNRVYPSEHRELFRRIAERGALVSEYPMDTGGDPWRFPERNRLIVGMAGRVVVVESPEDGGAMITARLALDIGREVWCVPGRITETVARGSNRLLRDGAEPLVDVEEFIRSISGRYGQLMLDLGAPPEDPPELTTDEKVVLALLQRQGGRTADELMAESGLDLAALQGCLMALSAAGLAIPAGPGRYSAGA
- a CDS encoding nucleoside phosphorylase, with the translated sequence MTGGWRSNSAERPVMEGELQYHIRCGRGDVNRYVLLPGDPERTDAIAGEWTESRFIANHREHRTWSGMIGSVPVTTCSTGMGGGSTSIAIEELAALGADTFIRVGSCGAIAEGIECGDLIVCTGAMRRDGTSPDYVDLSYPAQAHYEVTAALVEACERLGAAYHVGVGCSTASFYCGQARPGFGGYTQSVSRDRIDDLRRAGVLNLEMEAATVFTLAGLYGFRAGAVFAVVAHRLKDTFRYEGIDKSVRVANEAVSILASWDALRKEANKRYWFPGLLRSGEG
- the yedF gene encoding sulfurtransferase-like selenium metabolism protein YedF; this translates as MIVVNTTGRACPESVAMTRAALDKGAEELEVLVDNPQAATNVKRFLEDRGFRVLLQDDDGRLKLTAGRKTEPPVSASQAPAPQVPVPVPVAPMPVPRPAEGLAVLITGKTLGRSDEELGEILVKGFLSAFSQLDVPPRTVALINEGVKLALFDSSSCDHLKNLERKGTNILVCGTCVNHFGITDSVGAGVISTMFEIVEALDKAGRILSL
- a CDS encoding dicarboxylate/amino acid:cation symporter; protein product: MSERQGNSFWRSYRFPLTLLAAIALGCVLGASMGKEALMFKPLGDIFLNAMFMVVVPLVFTTVCGAVSNMSSMKRLRRVMGSLVAVFLVTGAVAALLMLTAVRLYPPAAGTAVALTPPENLQPLSTADQIVKAITVSDFQDLLSRSHMLPLILFSVLFGVSLQLLGERGRAAARGISVLADAMLKLVNIIMYYAPVGLAAYFAALVGDFGPNLLGTYLRSMVIYHVTTLAYFFAAFTLYSAWAAGRRGPATFWRNILPAAMTALGTQSSTATLPVNLEAARRIGIPDDIGEVVLPIGATAHMEGSCLSGILKIAFLFGVFNMPFEGAGTFASAIAVAVLSGVVLSGIPGGGLVGEMLIVSLYGFPPEAFPIIATLGFLVDPAATMVNATGDTCSAMLVARLVEGRDWFVKGQRG